In Microbacterium pumilum, the following proteins share a genomic window:
- a CDS encoding adenine phosphoribosyltransferase — protein MSSLAYAESLIRTIPDYPEPGIAFRDITPLLADAGALRAVIDALIEPFAGEFDVVAGIEARGFLLAGAIAIAAGVGLVPIRKAGKLPRPAASVSYALEYAEATIEAHDDVAPGARMLLVDDVLATGGTLVAAHRLAAKLAITVVGTAVLMELPALGGRTQVGDVHAVFTA, from the coding sequence GTGTCCTCGCTTGCGTACGCCGAGTCCCTCATCCGCACGATCCCCGACTATCCCGAGCCGGGCATCGCGTTCCGCGACATCACGCCCCTGCTGGCGGATGCCGGCGCATTGCGCGCCGTGATCGACGCTCTGATCGAGCCGTTCGCCGGAGAGTTCGACGTGGTGGCCGGGATCGAGGCGCGGGGCTTCCTCCTCGCCGGAGCGATCGCGATCGCGGCGGGGGTCGGTCTGGTGCCGATCCGCAAAGCCGGCAAGCTGCCCCGGCCGGCGGCATCAGTCTCGTACGCACTGGAGTACGCCGAGGCGACGATCGAGGCGCACGACGACGTCGCCCCCGGTGCGCGGATGCTGCTCGTGGACGACGTGCTCGCCACGGGCGGCACCCTCGTTGCGGCCCACCGGCTCGCGGCGAAGCTCGCGATCACGGTCGTCGGCACCGCCGTGCTGATGGAGCTCCCCGCGCTCGGTGGCCGCACCCAGGTCGGCGACGTGCACGCGGTGTTCACGGCCTGA
- a CDS encoding nucleobase:cation symporter-2 family protein, whose amino-acid sequence MATTEKSPRADATSARKASRKSDNSVDAIPPIARLFPLGLQHVLAMYAGAVAVPLIVGGALGYSAGDLAFLISADLFVAGIATIIQSVGFWRFGVRLPLMQGVTFAAVGPMIAIGQSEGIQAVFGATIACGLFMIIVAPFFSQLLRFFPPIVTGTVILIIGLSLMRVAAGWIVDNNEDGAPPINVGFAFGTLLLIILIERFAPPALQRVSILLGLVLGTIAALFVPGMVDWSGVGDAAWFALVTPFHFGLPTFQVASIVSMLIVGLVIMTETTGDMIAVGEIVEKPVSRKQLADGLRADGLGTVIGGVFNTFPYTAFAQNVGLVSLTGVRSRFVATAAGVILIVLGLIPKVSAIVEGVPSAVLGGAGIALFGMVAASGIRTLTKVKFNNKNVLIVAISVGVALLPTVAPTIYDQFPQWFTLIFDSGISAGAITAILLNLLLNTEQMREARLSDPSIGASDAVRGPAAAALVHPDAEGTGLIPTQVLSDELAAEQGGDGMPVDVSRIELAEEDPKA is encoded by the coding sequence ATGGCAACGACCGAGAAGTCGCCACGGGCCGACGCGACGTCAGCCCGAAAGGCGTCGCGCAAGTCCGACAACAGCGTCGACGCGATCCCGCCGATCGCCCGGCTCTTCCCCCTCGGACTGCAGCACGTCCTGGCGATGTACGCGGGGGCGGTGGCAGTCCCCCTCATCGTCGGAGGTGCGCTCGGCTACTCAGCGGGCGATCTGGCGTTCCTGATCAGCGCGGACCTGTTCGTCGCCGGCATCGCGACGATCATCCAGTCCGTGGGGTTCTGGAGATTCGGCGTCCGGTTGCCCCTCATGCAGGGCGTCACGTTCGCCGCCGTCGGCCCCATGATCGCGATCGGCCAGAGCGAGGGCATCCAGGCGGTGTTCGGCGCGACCATCGCCTGCGGGCTGTTCATGATCATCGTCGCGCCGTTCTTCTCGCAGCTGCTGCGCTTCTTCCCGCCGATCGTGACGGGCACCGTCATCCTGATCATCGGTCTGTCTCTGATGCGCGTCGCCGCGGGGTGGATCGTCGACAACAACGAGGATGGCGCCCCGCCGATCAACGTCGGCTTCGCCTTCGGCACGCTGCTGCTGATCATCCTCATCGAGCGGTTCGCGCCGCCCGCCCTGCAGCGGGTGTCGATCCTGCTCGGTCTCGTGCTCGGCACGATCGCGGCGCTGTTCGTGCCGGGAATGGTCGATTGGTCGGGCGTCGGAGATGCCGCGTGGTTCGCTCTGGTCACCCCCTTCCACTTCGGGCTGCCGACCTTCCAGGTGGCGTCCATCGTCTCGATGCTGATCGTGGGGCTGGTCATCATGACCGAGACGACCGGCGACATGATCGCCGTAGGCGAGATCGTCGAGAAGCCGGTCTCGCGCAAGCAGCTCGCCGACGGTCTGCGTGCCGACGGCCTGGGCACCGTCATCGGCGGTGTCTTCAACACCTTCCCGTACACGGCGTTCGCGCAGAACGTCGGGCTCGTCTCGCTCACGGGCGTCCGCTCGCGGTTCGTCGCGACCGCGGCCGGAGTCATCCTCATCGTGCTCGGCCTGATCCCCAAGGTCTCGGCGATCGTCGAAGGCGTGCCCAGCGCCGTCCTCGGCGGCGCCGGCATCGCGCTGTTCGGAATGGTCGCGGCATCCGGCATCCGCACTCTCACGAAGGTCAAGTTCAACAACAAGAACGTGCTGATCGTGGCGATCTCGGTCGGCGTCGCGCTGCTGCCCACGGTGGCCCCGACGATCTACGACCAGTTCCCGCAGTGGTTCACCCTCATCTTCGATTCGGGCATCAGCGCCGGTGCGATCACCGCGATCCTGCTCAACCTGCTGCTGAACACCGAGCAGATGCGCGAAGCGCGGCTCTCGGACCCGTCGATCGGCGCTTCGGACGCCGTGCGCGGGCCGGCGGCTGCGGCTCTCGTTCACCCGGATGCCGAGGGCACCGGCCTCATCCCCACCCAGGTGCTCTCCGATGAGCTGGCCGCCGAGCAGGGCGGCGACGGGATGCCCGTCGATGTCTCGCGGATCGAGCTCGCCGAGGAGGACCCGAAGGCCTGA
- the pucL gene encoding factor-independent urate hydroxylase: MVSVSLGANKYGKAENRVVRIYRDTARHEIVDLNVSSQLRGAALVDSYLTGDNSLVVATDTQKNTAFAFAKEHGIPSPEEYLLKLGAHFVSEFDWIDGGLWQAEQYEWERILVDGTPHDHSFVRKGQGTRLAAVQTIDGATHVTGGVKDLTVLKSTGSEFAGFPRDRYTTLIETDDRIMATSVTGRWRFLPEAVDAGIDYNGLYTEVLGVLLSTFATVHSLALQQTLFAMGKAAIEARPEIAEVRFAMPNKHHFVYDLTAFGLDNPGEVFYAADRPYGLIEGTVTRDGAAPAPDAWLGLPSFV; this comes from the coding sequence ATGGTCTCAGTCAGTCTGGGCGCGAACAAGTACGGCAAGGCGGAGAACCGCGTCGTCCGGATCTATCGCGACACCGCCCGCCACGAGATCGTGGATCTGAACGTCTCGTCCCAGCTGCGTGGCGCGGCCCTCGTCGACTCGTATCTGACGGGCGACAACTCCCTCGTCGTCGCCACCGACACGCAGAAGAACACGGCGTTCGCGTTCGCGAAGGAGCACGGCATCCCGTCTCCCGAGGAGTACCTGCTGAAGCTCGGCGCACACTTCGTCTCGGAGTTCGACTGGATCGACGGCGGCCTGTGGCAGGCCGAGCAGTACGAGTGGGAGCGCATTCTGGTCGACGGCACGCCGCACGACCACTCCTTCGTGCGAAAGGGCCAGGGCACCCGGCTCGCGGCGGTGCAGACGATCGACGGTGCCACCCACGTCACCGGCGGGGTCAAGGATCTGACCGTGCTCAAGTCGACCGGAAGCGAGTTCGCCGGGTTCCCCCGCGACAGGTACACGACACTCATCGAGACCGATGACCGGATCATGGCGACCTCGGTGACCGGCCGGTGGCGCTTCCTCCCCGAGGCCGTCGATGCCGGCATCGACTACAACGGCCTCTACACCGAGGTGCTGGGCGTGCTGCTGTCGACCTTCGCCACGGTCCACTCGCTCGCGCTGCAGCAGACTCTGTTCGCGATGGGCAAGGCGGCGATCGAGGCCCGGCCCGAGATCGCCGAGGTGCGCTTCGCGATGCCCAACAAGCACCACTTCGTCTACGACCTGACGGCGTTCGGTCTGGACAACCCCGGCGAGGTCTTCTACGCAGCCGACCGCCCTTACGGGCTCATCGAGGGCACCGTGACGCGCGACGGCGCGGCTCCGGCCCCCGACGCCTGGCTCGGGCTCCCCTCGTTCGTCTAG